The Medicago truncatula cultivar Jemalong A17 chromosome 4, MtrunA17r5.0-ANR, whole genome shotgun sequence genome includes a region encoding these proteins:
- the LOC11431408 gene encoding F-box/kelch-repeat protein At3g23880, whose amino-acid sequence MKGGIVPEFCPRQPNGPSLRIIRGETPQITLKAFVDNLKKSRQESKNRFINILWKSIIDHPTFVKLHLNRSSQKPDLTFVSSARITLWTLESTCTVSFTVFRLLENPPVIINLSDDDPYYQLKDKDCVHIIGSCNGLLCLFGLKINDSCGHMDISIRFWNPASRKISKKVGYCGDGVNNDPSCFPGKGDLLKFVFGYVNSSDTYKVVYFIVGTTSARVFSLGDNVWRKIENSPVVIHHVSGFVHLSGSVFWLTIQNYNGYDDYDCEDFTIEQFVVMSLDLGIEKYTQMRPPQGFDQVPFLVPNVSVLQDCLCFSHDFQQTHFVIWQMKEFGVEESWTRFLKISYLNLQIDLDDSFEDMSLYRLPLCVSEKSGTLLLTNCHENRAILFNWRDNRVQRINGHRLSNDKE is encoded by the exons ATGAAAGGTGGTATTGTACCAGAATTCTGCCCAAGGCAGCCAAATGGACCAAGTCTTAGGATTATCAGAGGAGAAACACCTCAAATAACTCTCAAAGCATTTGTTGATAACCTCA AAAAGTCAAGACAAGAGTCGAAAAATAGATTCATTAATATTCTCTGGAAATCCATCATCGACCATCCCACTTTCGTCAAACTGCACCTTAATCGATCTTCACAAAAACCCGACCTCACATTTGTATCTTCCGCCAGAATCACGTTATGGACACTCGAATCCACCTGCACTGTATCGTTCACCGTTTTTCGCTTGTTAGAGAACCCTCCGGTGATTATAAACCTTTCTGACGATGATCCTTACTATCAACTGAAGGACAAGGACTGTGTCCATATTATTGGTTCCTGCAATggtttgctttgcttgtttggTCTAAAAATCAACGACTCTTGTGGTCATATGGATATTTCTATTCGATTTTGGAACCCGGCAAGTAGGAAAATATCAAAGAAAGTAGGGTATTGTGGTGATGGTGTTAATAACGATCCAAGTTGTTTCCCTGGTAAAGGCGATTTGTTAAAGTTTGTGTTTGGTTATGTTAATTCAAGCGACACTTATAAGGTTGTGTATTTTATTGTGGGGACAACATCTGCAAGAGTTTTTAGTTTAGGCGATAATGTTTGGAGAAAGATTGAAAATTCACCTGTGGTTATTCATCATGTGTCAGGGTTTGTCCATTTGAGTGGTAGTGTTTTTTGGTTGACAATTCAGAATTACAATggttatgatgattatgattgcGAGGATTTTACAATCGAGCAATTTGTGGTTATGTCGCTTGACTTGGGCATTGAGAAATATACTCAAATGCGGCCTCCTCAAGGGTTTGATCAAGTGCCATTTCTTGTGCCAAATGTAAGTGTGTTACAGGATTGTCTTTGTTTTTCTCATGATTTTCAACAAACTCATTTTGTTATATGGCAAATGAAGGAATTTGGAGTGGAAGAGTCCTGGACTCGATTTCTTAAAATTAGTTATCTTAATCTTCAAATTGATTTAGATGATAGTTTTGAAGACATGTCCTTGTATCGGTTGCCATTATGTGTTTCGGAGAAGAGTGGTACACTACTGTTGACTAACTGTCATGAAAACCGAGCAATTCTCTTTAATTGGAGAGATAACAGGGTGCAGAGAATCAATGGACACCGGCTGTCCAATGACAAAGAGTAG